A region of the Mangifera indica cultivar Alphonso chromosome 10, CATAS_Mindica_2.1, whole genome shotgun sequence genome:
tCTTCATATCCTTCCAATAAAGTAAAAGCAATAAAGTCTCCGCCTATCATCACACTTAAGCATGGTGAGAATATAATAAGCTCTATTAAGCCAAGCTAACAATCAAACTCAAGTCAGTTTAACTCAAATCCAACTCTAAATACACCTAAACTAgagatgaattcaaactaactcAGATTGTATTGATAATCAACTCAATTCAAGCCAAATTCGAATTGGAGTTTCAATTTCATGGTTTAGCTTGAATCCTTGTATGGAGCTAAAGTTTATCCTGTCAGAGACACTATTCATTTCTCTAACTATACCTCTGGTCAATTCAAaagagttcaaactcaaatttgaattaactaTTTAGGATTCGAACCAAGTTAGTCAACCCATATTTAGACTCAACTCTAGCCCAAGCCTAAACATAACAATAAAGAAAccacttttttttctcattgagAAACCTAACAAAACAAGACAACATCATAATAGATCTTTCAGAAACTCAGAACAGCACCGTTATTTGATGATCTAGCTATAGCAGCTTCATATCATTGATGATCTATTTACCCATGGAAAGCTCTTCTACcgcttatttaatttttctctcctttttaaCTTTCTAATGGAAGAAGCAAAAATAAACTATCCATCAAACCACACCTCATCTACATAAGTTCCCTGTAATCCAAAACTGCATCAAGAAATTGCCACGAAATTTCTGCGTCTATCTTCCAGCCAGCACCTgctattaaatcaattttagaataGCAATCACAATAACACTAAATCTAGCAAGCAAAATGTGATGATATAAATCAGGGCACTAGACGATGATCAATATGATCGTGCCTACAATCATATCTATGCCTAAGAACCACAAACATGCTAATATGTATGAATCCATGATGATCATATAGAAAGAGCACATATTGGTATCACAACAACAATTTaatgttcaattttaaaatgaagtCAAAGCTTcaatttctctattttattttaattcaaccCTAAATAAGTATGCGCATATTTTCAATAGAATACCCATATATGATCAACTAATTACAGTTTGAATAATACTACACCTACTAACTTTTCTCACTAACTTATCCATACAAACTTGGAGCATGCACAAACTCTTCTAAAGATATATCTTTCCCATTATTTGAAGTCACAACAAGAATGaagaaattatatgtacaaCATAGAGCCTCATGTTTGCAAAACTAAGAAATTAAAGGGGAAAAGTTTAATGGataatacaacaaaaatatCTGAGCAAACATCATGAACCTAAATTTACAGGGAAGCAGcacattaaattttataagtaaaataggGGATATTAAACAATTAGAAACTAATCAGCAATTCTAAGAAAGCAAAAGAATCAGATATTGTCATCTTCTGACCAAATATGTAAAGAAtgactaaaatttgaaagaatacCCTCAATCAAAGATGATGAATATCATGGGCTAACCACTGCCCAATACACTAAGCTGCCCAGAGACTTTGGCCTTGCAGGTTGGACACATGTATCCAACTGAATCTGATTGTAACTCAGAATCAACAGCCTCATGACTAAATTCCATTCCACACCATACACATGTAGTAAGATGTCTGCGAGCCACATCTAACAGCACTTCTGAATCAAACCGAACCGAGGAACTATATGACCCTTCTGTTCCGGCATTACCCACCATCTGTACTGGCACTTCTGCCAGAGAAAGAGATTCTTGTCCCGTCCCAAAATTGAATTTCAGCTGTTCAATTTCATCCAACCTCAACTCTTCAAACCCTGTTGCGATGTCCGGTCTCTGGTCAGCCCTACAAGGTTCACCTTCCACCTGGCAATGCATACAAGAAACACCAAATTATTTTCCAGACAATTCATTTATACTTGAGTAAAACAATAACTTTTAACACAACTTATCAGCAGGTTAATGTGAAGAAAGCAACTAGAACTCTATTATATGGACAATATACAGAACACAAGATTCAACACAAGTAAACAAGAAGCTCAATTACATACAGAGCATTTTGATTATtgtataaaatttcaattagccATTGATCTCCAATATAAACATGTGCACCTTATTTCATCAAAGACAATTTGTGCTAATAACTATATCCTAAACCACCAATAGGATAAATCACTAAAGAAATTGCTCCAgaagtttttgaagaaaaggGATTCAATCATGACAGTAGATTGCACGCCCAACGAAGACAAATATGCAAGAAAATCAATTGGGTCTCATCTTCTCCTCCACTATTTATCTCCTGCTTTCTCGCTAGTCTTGAAGTTGTACACATGgagaatatattaattaatttcattgttTCAGGCCAATACCAGAAAATAATTACTCTTATCATTATAAAGCTAAAAAATTTACAGaattgtgaaaaaaataagTCTGCTTTTTTATTCCAGCAGAGTATGATGAACTGAGAAGAAAATCTGAATGGAAATAGAAAGAGGGTTTGTCATAGAATAATTCTAAAAATCTTAAGATTTATCCCAAATTTTCTCATCTCAAAAAAATGTGCATTCCTATTTCCTACTTACAAGTTAACATGTAAAATGATAAGCCGACGTAATAAAAGATACAGTATTGCCACATAGGATAAGACATCATTCTATATGagaaattcaaaataagaattgGGATATGTAACATTAATCCTCTATCATATTGTTGTATTGGTGAAAGagaaacagaagaaaaacaGGACAAAATAACAAAGTTAACAGCTTGCcaacattttataattatacaaaacaTCGCTGATAATCTTCCTAAATTAACATGTGGCAATATGCTTCCCTCACTTCTGTTATTAATAGCAAAGATAAACACAAAATCTCAAGTTTTTGTTCAGGAGTCTATAGAGCTAGATCCAACCATGTAAATGCAAAGAGGTCTTGATGATCTTATATAAGCATTGGTATATTCAGAATCCAACATgaaccacaaaaaaaaatcacaatacCTTATTTGAGATAGTGTTGGATGTTGGAAGACCACCTGATGGTTGCATCAACGACATGGAAGACTCAGAAACTCCATACTGAACTAAATTATCTTTCAAAGTTGACGACTCAAAAATCCCAGTTTTGCTCCCAGAACCACTTTGTAATTCAATATCATTATTGTTATCCCCTTCATTTAGCTCCTTGTGCTCAACCGAATTAGAGCAAGCCAAATTCTCATTACTCTCAACAAGTTCAGCTTTCAGATCACTAGATGGAACAAGTAAGCATCTCACAGAGCTTCTTTCCTGCTCAGTGACAGACTTATCAATTTCATCAGCAATGAATGAAAGACCATCTTTCACACTAAAATTTCCAGAAGAATAACCATTTTGCTCAGCATTAGTTAAGGCTGTTGCAAAATCCATGCATGAATGTATTTTAACATCCATAATATTGCCAAAATCAACATCATCAATTGCATCCATCTTTTCATCACTAATCTTCGGCTTGTTATTTGGTTGACATAATTCTTTGTCCATATTTCCATCATCTGTTTCTGGTTCACTGAAAGCAGAATCAGAGTTCAGTTCATGGTCAGAAATTGAAGCAGGAAGGTCAGTAGCGAACACACCACTGGGTATGGCATTAGATCTAGCAGAGGATGTTTCAAGAATAGAACTCTGAGCAATTTCAATCAAAGCATCCATTTTTGAAATCCTTGTAGGAAACTCCTCCATAGCAAAAGACCCAATTCTTTTTTGAAGAGTCGACCGACTGGGGGTATCTTCTATGCCCCTCACATAATTCCTCACATGAATCCCAACATGACCATTGTATCGACGTCTTTCATGGAATACCTTATGACAGAACTGACATTCAAACTTTCCATCTTTAATTATAACACCATCCCCAACTGAAGAACCAAGTCTGTACCTCCTAGTTGTCCTCTGGTGAAATGACAATAGGTGCTGTAAATATTTATCCTTCTCATCAAATGTCATGTCACATTTATGGCATTCAAAAAGGTCCCGTATTTGAACCTCTGCAAGATTTTCAATACCCAGCAAAGTAACATCCTTCTCCTGATCATTAGGGTGCCTTTGTTCATTATCCATTTGGGTAGCACCTGCATGCTGCTgaacaacataaataaaatcaaatagaaaCTAAATAGATCAAACTGCTTTGCAAATATTTACTTACACTTCCAGAAGCAACTCTATAATCTTGCTGAACATCGTCAGTACCATGATCAATTGCATCATGGAGTTCAAAATAGTACTGCAAATATCCAGAAACTTCATTGCATGATAGAAAATGTTGTCCACCAGGGCTGAAAAGATATGAAACTGTGTAAGGCCCACCCAAAAACACATGGGGATGAGATAACAGAACATGTAATATCATCAGCAAAGTTAAAATAGTTGAGATAACACTCCAGATCTGAAATTAAAGTCTGCAAAAACAAATCAGCATACATAAAAATTAAGGTTTGTGCATTAATTGACCCTTAAAACCCAAACATTTTCAAACATCAATAAAGGTCTACATGTCATACCACTATTTTTAGACTTCCAAAGGGCACTAAGAACACTGTTTCAATCACCTGAGATGAAGTAGACAGCTTTGATTTATcagaaacaaattatattttcctatgTTCTATGTTATGTTAGGGTTTATAATTACAATGAGGAATTCAgactttctttttattttttttttcaggttttgGCCTCCTATGTGTAGGAGACTAGGTAGCTGATTTCGACAGACATGACTGATCGTTCAAATGTGAATTTTAATTCTATCCCCAAGTTTTCTCTGTTTCCTCCCCGGTactctatatttttctctcctttctaaTCCTCCCgcatttcttccttttcttactTCTTCTCTCCAAAGGCATCCCTCTGCTTCTCCATCAATTGGTTCAAAGCAAGTTTTGATCTACTTCTGATTCATCTGAAAGCTTTTTAACAAACAATAATCTGATTCATTCCCAGTTTCACACCATAACCCTTAATCGATCATccaaacacaaaatataaactCAACTCAACCCCATTGTccacaaaacccaaaaaaaaaaaaaaattaaaaggaaaaaaaaatccatccTCTCCACAAAGCCTCCTTCACCACATGTGAGACACCATTGCAGCAACCACTAGTTTCCTCTCCTGTTGATCTGTCCCTTTCTCCAAAGGACACCATCCCCAAACACACTGCATAGCACCCCCATCCACAGCTAAAACTCATCAACACTGCCCCTTTTTCTCATCATTAAACAATGGCACATGAACCAGGCTACCACCACCATAGGACTTCTCTCCCATGATCAACTTCCAATCACTCTCTCTATTTCATTCCAACATCATCTTCACCTCAGTGTTGCTTTGTAAGTCATTCGGCATCATCAGGCATTATCACCATCAACAAGAAACACACTAATTAGATAAATTTGTACTTAACTCACTAAactatagttattttattgatatttttgagTTTGTAAAATTAATCCACGGCATATGATCATAAAGTTGCAAAACCTCCTTGGTGTATGATCCCCAAGCATGAAAAACAGGATTCttcaaaatctaattaatactaaatttgataaatttaacaCCATAGAGCACAATCTTGTTTTCACCTCTCCACAGCTCAATAgaataagtataaaatttgatGGGAATCACATTGTCACAAGCCCAACCTTAAAACTATTGATCAACACTTTCAACAACACAAAATACCCCCCTAGCCTTGAGAAACTTCTGCAAACTATTAACTCACCATGTGTTTCAAACCTCAATAACTCTAATCCTACAGGCCAAACTTACTAAGAGTGTGTgaacatataattaaaagtaaagatAGAATTGAGTGAGTTGGTACTATCACTGATAATAATTCTAGTGTTGTGAAGCCAAAAACCAAGGACAACCCTTGTCAGACT
Encoded here:
- the LOC123227899 gene encoding uncharacterized protein LOC123227899 isoform X2 yields the protein MATIDSLPFIDMSTLTQSELRTLSLCSTSVFDLSRLDDVVIPIIDRSLFNESAGSRKQTFSRPTTTAHHHHLRHRMAGLLPSSKQPPTSSSLPPHLDPEHLENRSILNFLRKSLSQSPHFYDVVSLFGVSGENDENFRKRKRERKPKTKVKSLEENLEIVNKNGKLVDIVGLGSLEDPFGEELRRRTEGMNGNEEELLRFMRDLGGQWCSRRKKRKIVDADLLGDILPVGWKLLLGLRRREGRASIYCRRYISPGGQHFLSCNEVSGYLQYYFELHDAIDHGTDDVQQDYRVASGSHAGATQMDNEQRHPNDQEKDVTLLGIENLAEVQIRDLFECHKCDMTFDEKDKYLQHLLSFHQRTTRRYRLGSSVGDGVIIKDGKFECQFCHKVFHERRRYNGHVGIHVRNYVRGIEDTPSRSTLQKRIGSFAMEEFPTRISKMDALIEIAQSSILETSSARSNAIPSGVFATDLPASISDHELNSDSAFSEPETDDGNMDKELCQPNNKPKISDEKMDAIDDVDFGNIMDVKIHSCMDFATALTNAEQNGYSSGNFSVKDGLSFIADEIDKSVTEQERSSVRCLLVPSSDLKAELVESNENLACSNSVEHKELNEGDNNNDIELQSGSGSKTGIFESSTLKDNLVQYGVSESSMSLMQPSGGLPTSNTISNKVEGEPCRADQRPDIATGFEELRLDEIEQLKFNFGTGQESLSLAEVPVQMVGNAGTEGSYSSSVRFDSEVLLDVARRHLTTCVWCGMEFSHEAVDSELQSDSVGYMCPTCKAKVSGQLSVLGSG
- the LOC123227899 gene encoding uncharacterized protein LOC123227899 isoform X1, whose translation is MATIDSLPFIDMSTLTQSELRTLSLCSTSVFDLSRLDDVVIPIIDRSLFNESAGSRKQTFSRPTTTAHHHHLRHRMAGLLPSSKQPPTSSSLPPHLDPEHLENRSILNFLRKSLSQSPHFYDVVSLFGVSGENDENFRKRKRERKPKTKVKSLEENLEIVNKNGKLVDIVGLGSLEDPFGEELRRRTEGMNGNEEELLRFMRDLGGQWCSRRKKRKIVDADLLGDILPVGWKLLLGLRRREGRASIYCRRYISPGGQHFLSCNEVSGYLQYYFELHDAIDHGTDDVQQDYRVASGSQHAGATQMDNEQRHPNDQEKDVTLLGIENLAEVQIRDLFECHKCDMTFDEKDKYLQHLLSFHQRTTRRYRLGSSVGDGVIIKDGKFECQFCHKVFHERRRYNGHVGIHVRNYVRGIEDTPSRSTLQKRIGSFAMEEFPTRISKMDALIEIAQSSILETSSARSNAIPSGVFATDLPASISDHELNSDSAFSEPETDDGNMDKELCQPNNKPKISDEKMDAIDDVDFGNIMDVKIHSCMDFATALTNAEQNGYSSGNFSVKDGLSFIADEIDKSVTEQERSSVRCLLVPSSDLKAELVESNENLACSNSVEHKELNEGDNNNDIELQSGSGSKTGIFESSTLKDNLVQYGVSESSMSLMQPSGGLPTSNTISNKVEGEPCRADQRPDIATGFEELRLDEIEQLKFNFGTGQESLSLAEVPVQMVGNAGTEGSYSSSVRFDSEVLLDVARRHLTTCVWCGMEFSHEAVDSELQSDSVGYMCPTCKAKVSGQLSVLGSG